The proteins below are encoded in one region of Pseudoduganella armeniaca:
- a CDS encoding amidohydrolase, translating to MNQSLLQYAAGVPLLLAFSLSLPQSCHAEARQDVPLKTQVSAGVERMYPWLDGVYKDLHAHPEIAFQEVRTAARLAGEMRKLGFAVTEKVGRTGIVAVLRNGAGPTVLVRTELDGLPMEEKTGLPYASRARTSSDGRDSFVTHSCGHDVHMASWLGAARTLVELKERWRGTLVFIGQPAEETVSGAKAMLDDGLLKRFPKPDYAFALHSWPLAYGTVGYNSGPVSSNSDAIEIVFKGRGGHGSAPDKALDPIAIAARFVVDVQTVVSREKDPKEFGVVTIGAIQGGTVGNIIPDTVQVRGTIRSYSPDVRTKLLDGVRRVANASAAMAGAPAPDVQLTPGGAAIVNDEALVQRTEAVFQDAFGKANAVRVPAMTASEDFSQFAEQGIPSMFFFTGVYDPNAVAEAQRPGGKPVAFNHSPFYAPVPEPSIKTAVQAMSLAVLNVLQR from the coding sequence GTGAACCAGAGTCTGCTCCAGTATGCGGCCGGCGTGCCGCTCTTGCTTGCCTTTTCCCTTTCTCTTCCTCAATCCTGCCATGCCGAGGCGCGGCAGGACGTCCCGCTGAAAACCCAGGTAAGTGCCGGCGTCGAGCGCATGTATCCATGGCTCGATGGCGTCTACAAGGACCTGCACGCCCATCCCGAGATCGCCTTCCAGGAAGTGCGCACGGCCGCCAGGCTGGCCGGCGAAATGCGCAAGCTGGGCTTTGCAGTGACCGAGAAGGTGGGCCGGACCGGCATCGTGGCCGTGCTGCGCAACGGCGCCGGGCCGACGGTGCTGGTACGCACCGAGCTGGACGGATTGCCGATGGAAGAGAAAACGGGCCTGCCGTACGCCAGCCGGGCCCGCACCAGCAGCGATGGCCGCGACAGCTTCGTCACGCACAGCTGCGGCCACGACGTGCACATGGCGAGCTGGCTGGGCGCCGCCCGCACCCTGGTCGAGCTGAAGGAGCGCTGGCGCGGCACGCTGGTCTTCATCGGCCAGCCGGCCGAGGAAACGGTGTCCGGCGCCAAGGCGATGCTGGACGACGGCCTGCTCAAGCGCTTCCCCAAACCGGACTACGCGTTCGCGCTGCATTCCTGGCCCTTGGCGTATGGCACCGTCGGCTACAACAGCGGCCCGGTGTCGTCCAATTCCGATGCCATCGAGATCGTGTTCAAGGGCCGCGGCGGGCACGGCTCCGCGCCGGACAAGGCACTCGACCCGATCGCGATCGCGGCCCGCTTCGTGGTCGACGTACAGACCGTCGTCAGCCGCGAGAAGGACCCGAAGGAATTCGGCGTGGTGACCATCGGTGCGATCCAGGGCGGCACGGTCGGCAACATCATCCCCGACACCGTGCAGGTGCGGGGCACCATCCGCTCCTACAGCCCGGACGTGCGCACCAAGCTGCTCGACGGGGTGCGGCGCGTGGCCAACGCCTCGGCCGCCATGGCGGGGGCACCGGCGCCGGACGTGCAGCTGACGCCCGGCGGCGCCGCCATCGTCAATGACGAGGCGCTGGTGCAGCGCACCGAAGCGGTGTTCCAGGATGCGTTCGGCAAGGCCAACGCCGTGCGCGTGCCGGCGATGACGGCCAGCGAGGACTTTTCCCAGTTCGCCGAGCAGGGCATTCCCTCCATGTTTTTCTTTACCGGCGTGTACGATCCGAACGCGGTCGCCGAAGCGCAGCGCCCGGGCGGCAAACCCGTCGCGTTCAATCACTCGCCGTTCTACGCTCCCGTACCGGAACCGTCCATCAAGACCGCGGTACAGGCGATGAGCCTGGCGGTGCTGAACGTGCTGCAGCGCTGA
- a CDS encoding acyltransferase family protein has product MLVPTVGAALIILFARPGTLAHQLLGLRAFVLIGLVSYSAYLWHQPALAFYRLYFVDDPSQAVAIALIAAVFVLAYLTYRFVETPFRSHGALRLNRRQVFAFALVGLAVLAAVGFSGHHWRGFPTRNEQTLRLGQNGGLSFACSGADLEDPRCKSKPDPKVILWGDSYAMHLGQALADVYSDKGLWQMTLSSCPPVPGFTGAPVKTTVTCEVFNDRVINKLRTLPHPEQYTLVISSISNLSAPLYQPNSSNTFDELSKLGYKLVLVSQTPRYPGTKKCLKMHVRSDGDFSSCTFDFDQTDNRTFFDQLRAFSAVHNTQFVDLSRLFCDDNQRCSIQKDGVLLVRDIGHMSTESTGKLATFLRSQLRPSEQVAGAQPAVTKPAAQAH; this is encoded by the coding sequence ATGCTGGTGCCCACGGTGGGCGCCGCCCTGATCATCCTGTTTGCCCGCCCGGGCACGCTGGCGCACCAGCTGCTGGGGCTGCGTGCGTTCGTGCTGATCGGCCTGGTATCGTACAGCGCCTACCTGTGGCACCAGCCGGCGCTGGCGTTCTATCGCCTGTATTTCGTCGACGATCCTTCGCAAGCCGTGGCGATCGCCCTGATCGCCGCCGTGTTCGTGCTGGCCTACCTGACCTACCGCTTCGTCGAAACACCGTTCCGTTCCCATGGCGCGCTGCGCCTGAACCGCCGCCAGGTCTTCGCGTTTGCCCTGGTAGGCCTGGCCGTACTGGCCGCGGTCGGTTTCAGCGGTCACCACTGGCGCGGCTTCCCGACCCGCAACGAGCAGACCTTGCGCCTGGGCCAGAACGGTGGCCTGTCGTTCGCCTGTTCCGGGGCCGACCTGGAGGATCCGCGCTGCAAGTCCAAGCCGGACCCGAAAGTGATCCTGTGGGGCGACAGCTACGCGATGCACCTGGGCCAGGCGCTGGCCGACGTCTACAGCGACAAGGGCCTGTGGCAGATGACGCTGTCGTCCTGCCCGCCGGTGCCGGGCTTCACGGGCGCGCCGGTGAAAACCACGGTGACATGCGAGGTGTTCAACGACCGCGTCATCAACAAGCTGCGCACCTTGCCGCATCCCGAGCAATACACGCTGGTGATCTCGAGCATCTCGAACCTGTCGGCCCCGCTGTACCAGCCGAATTCGTCGAACACCTTCGACGAGCTGTCGAAACTGGGTTACAAGCTGGTGCTGGTGTCGCAGACGCCGCGCTACCCCGGTACCAAGAAATGCCTGAAGATGCACGTGCGTAGCGACGGCGACTTCTCGAGCTGCACGTTCGACTTCGACCAGACCGACAACCGGACGTTCTTCGACCAGCTGCGCGCGTTCTCGGCCGTCCACAACACCCAGTTCGTCGACCTGTCCCGGCTGTTCTGCGACGACAACCAGCGCTGCTCGATCCAGAAGGATGGCGTGCTGCTGGTACGCGATATCGGCCACATGTCGACGGAATCGACTGGCAAGCTGGCCACGTTCCTGCGCAGCCAGTTGCGTCCGAGCGAGCAGGTGGCCGGGGCGCAGCCGGCGGTCACCAAGCCTGCGGCTCAGGCGCACTGA
- a CDS encoding acyltransferase family protein, translating into MDYRREIDGLRALAVLPVILFHAGFSAFSGGFVGVDVFFVISGYLITTIILAELARGDFSIAKFYERRARRILPAMFVVILLCLPVAWVMLDPFEMKEFSQSIFATSLFSSNFYFFLKTGYFDISAELKPLLHTWSLAVEEHYYILFPLAIMPLWKHGRKLILPVFATIFVASLLFAQWGVMHHPSMAFYLLPARAWEIMLGTLCAILLSRNEQRMLAAPMWVKQLGSLAGVALIVLAIFAFDGKTLAPDRRCWCPRWAPP; encoded by the coding sequence ATGGACTACAGACGCGAGATCGACGGATTGCGCGCGCTAGCTGTATTGCCGGTCATTCTGTTTCACGCCGGTTTTAGTGCGTTCAGCGGAGGATTCGTCGGCGTCGATGTTTTCTTCGTGATCAGTGGTTACCTGATTACCACGATCATCCTCGCCGAACTGGCGCGGGGCGATTTTTCGATCGCCAAATTCTACGAACGGCGGGCCCGGCGGATCTTGCCGGCAATGTTTGTCGTCATCCTGCTGTGCTTGCCAGTGGCCTGGGTAATGCTCGACCCGTTCGAAATGAAGGAGTTCAGCCAGAGCATTTTCGCCACCTCGCTGTTTTCCTCGAACTTCTACTTTTTCCTGAAGACGGGTTACTTCGATATCTCCGCCGAACTGAAGCCGCTGCTGCACACGTGGAGCCTGGCCGTCGAAGAGCACTATTACATCCTGTTCCCGCTGGCCATCATGCCGTTGTGGAAGCATGGCCGCAAGCTGATCCTGCCGGTGTTCGCGACGATCTTCGTGGCCAGCCTGCTGTTTGCGCAGTGGGGCGTCATGCACCATCCGTCGATGGCGTTCTACCTGCTGCCGGCGCGCGCCTGGGAAATCATGCTGGGCACGCTTTGCGCGATTTTGCTGTCACGCAATGAACAGCGCATGCTGGCAGCGCCAATGTGGGTCAAGCAACTGGGCAGCCTGGCCGGCGTGGCCCTGATTGTCCTGGCCATCTTCGCCTTCGACGGCAAGACGCTGGCCCCGGACCGGCGATGCTGGTGCCCACGGTGGGCGCCGCCCTGA
- a CDS encoding CatB-related O-acetyltransferase, with product MHGPDPDHPFPMAGFPQVCYLKNVVDTPNIVIGDYTYYDDPDGPEAFLRNVLYHFPFIGDTLRIGKFCALARGVKFIMNGANHQMDGISTYPFFIFGNGWDSAQPAPGELPYKGDTVIGNDVWIGYDALVMPGVTIGDGAIVAARSVVTADVPPYTIVGGNPARPLRARFDAGTAARLVALAWWDRPAEWITAHLPLIRGGDVAALERAAG from the coding sequence ATGCATGGACCGGACCCCGACCACCCCTTCCCGATGGCGGGATTCCCCCAGGTGTGCTACCTGAAAAACGTCGTCGACACGCCGAATATCGTCATCGGCGACTACACCTATTACGACGATCCGGACGGCCCGGAAGCGTTCCTGCGCAACGTGCTGTACCACTTCCCGTTCATCGGCGACACCCTGCGCATCGGCAAATTCTGCGCGCTGGCGCGCGGCGTGAAATTCATCATGAACGGCGCCAACCACCAGATGGACGGCATCTCGACCTATCCGTTCTTCATTTTCGGCAACGGCTGGGACAGCGCGCAGCCGGCGCCGGGCGAGCTGCCGTACAAGGGCGATACCGTGATCGGCAACGACGTATGGATCGGCTACGACGCGCTGGTCATGCCCGGCGTGACGATCGGCGACGGCGCCATCGTGGCCGCGCGCAGCGTGGTGACGGCGGATGTGCCGCCCTACACGATCGTGGGCGGCAACCCGGCGCGGCCGCTGCGGGCCCGCTTCGACGCCGGCACGGCCGCGCGCCTGGTGGCGCTGGCCTGGTGGGACCGGCCGGCCGAATGGATTACGGCGCACTTGCCGCTGATCCGCGGCGGCGACGTGGCGGCGCTGGAGCGCGCCGCCGGCTGA
- a CDS encoding flagellin N-terminal helical domain-containing protein — MLSLHTNNAALSAQNSLTRTQGQLSTSMTRLSTGYRINSAMDDAAGLQIATRLKTQTSGMQVAMRNTQNSISLMQTAEGALDETTNILNRMKDLATQAADGSSTADDQAAMQAEFDSLSNELGNIMTNTKFGGTNLMTDGTGKLSTTITFQIGSDKDEKMTADFTTEMSAVHTKIKAAATQYDGAAATAATTAGTEISGADASTGATNANATIKNLSDAIDAVGTVRSKLGAISNRLDHVYNNLSSISTNTKNASGRIMDVDFATESANMTSNQMLLQAGTAMLKQSNSQSSLVLSLLQ, encoded by the coding sequence ATGCTGAGCCTGCACACCAACAACGCCGCCCTGTCCGCACAAAACTCGCTGACCCGTACCCAAGGCCAGTTGTCGACGTCGATGACCCGCCTGTCGACCGGCTACCGTATCAATTCGGCAATGGACGACGCTGCCGGCCTGCAGATCGCCACCCGCCTGAAGACCCAGACCAGCGGTATGCAAGTGGCAATGCGCAATACCCAGAACTCGATCTCGCTGATGCAGACCGCCGAAGGCGCGCTGGACGAGACCACCAACATCCTGAACCGCATGAAAGACCTGGCAACCCAGGCCGCCGACGGTTCCTCGACGGCCGACGACCAGGCCGCCATGCAGGCCGAATTCGACTCGCTGTCGAACGAACTGGGCAACATCATGACGAACACCAAGTTCGGCGGCACCAACCTGATGACGGACGGCACCGGCAAGCTGTCGACGACGATCACCTTCCAGATCGGCTCGGACAAGGACGAGAAGATGACGGCCGACTTCACGACGGAAATGTCCGCCGTGCACACCAAGATCAAGGCTGCCGCCACGCAGTACGACGGCGCGGCCGCCACGGCCGCCACGACCGCCGGCACGGAGATCTCCGGCGCGGATGCCTCGACCGGCGCGACCAACGCCAACGCCACGATCAAGAACCTGTCGGACGCGATCGACGCGGTCGGCACCGTGCGCTCGAAGCTGGGTGCGATCTCGAACCGCCTGGACCACGTCTACAACAACCTGTCGAGCATCTCGACCAACACGAAGAACGCCTCCGGCCGCATCATGGACGTCGACTTCGCGACGGAATCGGCCAACATGACGTCGAACCAGATGCTGCTGCAAGCCGGCACCGCGATGCTGAAGCAGTCCAACAGCCAGTCCTCGCTGGTCCTGTCCCTGCTGCAATAA
- a CDS encoding AI-2E family transporter, producing MKQFTLPQNSFLLLLGLVTLAFLWILSPFAGAIFWGVVFAIVFAPLHYRLLEVTGNKPTASALIALLLIVLMVILPVTLIAISLVNQAAAVYAMIESGQINFGAMFQRAINGMPGWALEVLERFELTNLATLEAKLTAGAAQISQATAKYAINVGRNMLDFTVSVTVMLYLLFFLFRDGQTLSGKIRGAVPLSERYKTPLFENFITVIRATVKGNILVALAQGALGGLAFWFLDVPGPLLWGVVMAFLSLLPAVGAAIIWGPVAIYFIATGATWQGIGLVVYGVMVIGLVDNLLRPVLVGKDTKMPDYLVLLSTIGGMALFGLNGFVIGPVIAALFLATWTCSPTRPNSTAADPAMAPDPLHDFHPAVAAWFRATFAGATEAQRRAWPLIQAGRTTLIAAPTGSGKTLTAFLAAIDALVRESGQIALPDETRVLYVSPLKALSNDIRVNLLAPLEGIDAQLAALDMPPHGIRSAVRTGDTPQAERNAARKRPPHILVSTPESLYVLLGSDSGRAMLATVRTVIVDEIHAVAGGKRGSHLALSLERLDALLARPAVRVGLSATQKPIAVVAQFLAGSQRPCAIVDVGHVRARDLGLELPPVPLEAVMPNEVWERVYDRLAELAALHKTTLVFVNTRRMAERMARHLADRLGAEHVAAHHGSLAKEFRLDAEQRLKRGELRMLIATASLELGIDIGDVDLVCQIGSPRSIAAFLQRVGRSGHHVGGMPKGRLFPTSRDDLVECTALLDCVRRDELDALRIPVAPLDVLAQQVVAEVGLREWREDALFDLARGATPYAALPRERFEAVLRMLTEGYHSRQGVRGAWLHRDAVSGTVRGRRGGKLAAVMSGGTIPDNADFTVLLEPAGLNVGTVHEDFAVESLAGDVFQLGNTSYRILRVEAGKVRVEDAHGAAPNIPFWLGEAPGRSDELSLGVARLRGAIDRLLGERADHDAAIEHAVAWLYEHLGLADDAARQIVEYLARARAALGALPTADTLVLERFFDESGGMQLVLHAPYGSRVNRAWGLALRKRFCRTFNFELQAAATEDAIVLSLSESHSFPLDEVWRYLRSNSAEHVLVQALLDAPLFNVRWRWNATTALALPRFAGGRKVAPQLMRMKSDDMLAAVFPDQAACLENIAGEREIPSHPLVDQTLDDCLHEAMDADGWLALLRRMEAGEVRLLARDLPAPSPLAMEILNARPYAFLDDAPLEERRTQAVLNRRWTEPTSSDDLAALDPGAIDAVAAESWPRVRAADEMHEALVALACITVEEANASAGWNAWVAELAAGGRATRLGHLWVALERLACVQAVWPEALAEPPLAIPARLAERDAEAWTFDNALVELLRARLSGFGPQTLAAIAAPLRLPAGTVAIALARLETEGYVLRGRFTPGAADEEWCERHLLARIHRYTIRHLRREIEPVERQDFMRFLFEWQHVAPDARLQGGDALTQVLAQLEGYEAAAGAWESELLAARVRDYSQLYLDELCRAGRVVWTRVGAPASASGGPVRATPLVLLPRRQLGLWHALPAVAAEVALSPRALRVVDALRQHGAMFFDELAHDARLLGAELEDALGELVQTGLVNADSFAGLRAMLVPAAKRNTMDRRRRRGAGPTLEEAGRWALVRRADGVTLVERAAETSGQPPAPARRPRTEPATLEHIALTLLRRYGVMFWHLLEREAAWLPAWRELLPVYHRLEARGDIRGGRFVAGLSGEQFALPEAIPLLREMRRRGHDGSLVAVSGVDPLNQCGTLLPGEKVPALAGNRVLFRDGAPVATLVAGKFRYLGTPTPAEREAWHGALVGRGG from the coding sequence ATGAAGCAATTCACCCTGCCGCAAAACTCGTTCCTGCTGCTGCTCGGCCTCGTCACCCTGGCCTTCCTCTGGATCCTCAGCCCATTCGCCGGCGCGATCTTCTGGGGCGTCGTGTTCGCCATCGTGTTCGCGCCGCTGCACTACCGGCTGCTGGAGGTGACCGGCAACAAGCCGACGGCGTCCGCCCTGATCGCCCTGCTGCTGATCGTGCTGATGGTGATCCTGCCGGTGACCTTGATCGCCATCTCGCTGGTCAACCAGGCCGCCGCCGTGTACGCGATGATCGAATCGGGCCAGATCAATTTCGGCGCCATGTTCCAGCGCGCGATCAACGGCATGCCTGGCTGGGCACTGGAAGTGCTGGAACGCTTCGAACTGACCAACCTGGCCACCCTGGAAGCGAAGCTGACCGCCGGCGCCGCCCAGATCAGCCAGGCCACGGCGAAATACGCCATCAACGTGGGGCGCAACATGCTCGACTTCACGGTCAGCGTGACGGTCATGCTGTACCTGCTGTTCTTCCTGTTCCGCGACGGCCAGACCCTGTCCGGCAAGATCCGCGGCGCGGTGCCGCTCAGCGAGCGCTACAAGACACCCCTGTTCGAGAACTTCATCACCGTCATCCGCGCCACCGTCAAGGGCAATATCCTCGTCGCGCTGGCGCAGGGCGCGCTGGGCGGCCTGGCGTTCTGGTTCCTGGACGTGCCCGGCCCCTTGCTGTGGGGCGTGGTGATGGCCTTCCTGTCGCTGCTGCCGGCGGTGGGCGCGGCCATCATCTGGGGTCCTGTCGCCATCTACTTCATCGCCACCGGCGCGACCTGGCAGGGGATCGGCCTGGTGGTGTACGGCGTGATGGTGATCGGCCTGGTGGACAACCTGCTGCGCCCGGTCCTGGTCGGCAAGGACACCAAGATGCCGGACTACCTGGTGCTGCTTTCCACCATCGGCGGCATGGCGTTGTTCGGCCTGAACGGCTTCGTCATCGGCCCCGTCATCGCCGCGCTGTTCCTGGCAACCTGGACCTGTTCGCCAACGCGGCCGAATTCCACGGCCGCTGACCCCGCGATGGCGCCGGACCCGCTGCACGACTTCCATCCCGCCGTCGCGGCGTGGTTCCGCGCCACGTTCGCCGGCGCCACCGAAGCCCAGCGCCGCGCCTGGCCGCTGATCCAGGCCGGCCGGACCACCCTGATCGCGGCGCCCACGGGCTCGGGCAAGACGCTGACGGCGTTCCTGGCCGCCATCGACGCGCTGGTGCGCGAGAGCGGGCAAATTGCGCTGCCGGACGAGACGCGCGTGCTGTACGTCTCGCCCCTGAAGGCCCTGTCCAACGACATCCGCGTCAACCTGCTCGCGCCGCTGGAAGGCATCGACGCGCAACTGGCCGCGCTGGACATGCCGCCGCACGGCATTCGCAGCGCCGTGCGCACCGGCGACACGCCCCAGGCCGAACGCAACGCCGCGCGCAAGCGCCCGCCCCACATCCTGGTCTCGACGCCGGAGTCGCTGTACGTGCTGCTGGGCAGCGACAGCGGCCGCGCCATGCTGGCCACGGTACGCACCGTCATCGTCGACGAAATCCATGCGGTGGCGGGCGGCAAGCGCGGCAGCCACCTGGCGCTCAGCCTGGAGCGGCTCGACGCGCTGCTGGCGCGGCCCGCGGTGCGGGTCGGCCTGTCCGCCACCCAGAAGCCGATCGCCGTCGTCGCGCAGTTCCTGGCCGGCAGCCAGCGGCCCTGCGCCATCGTCGACGTCGGCCACGTGCGCGCGCGCGACCTGGGCCTGGAACTGCCGCCGGTGCCGCTGGAGGCCGTGATGCCGAACGAGGTATGGGAGCGCGTCTACGACCGCCTGGCCGAACTGGCCGCCTTGCACAAGACGACGCTGGTGTTCGTCAACACCCGGCGCATGGCCGAACGGATGGCGCGCCACCTGGCCGACCGGCTCGGTGCGGAACACGTGGCGGCGCACCACGGCAGCCTGGCCAAGGAATTCCGCCTGGACGCCGAGCAGCGCCTGAAGCGGGGCGAGCTGCGCATGCTGATCGCCACCGCCTCGCTGGAACTGGGCATCGACATCGGCGACGTCGACCTGGTCTGCCAGATCGGCTCGCCGCGCAGCATCGCCGCCTTCCTGCAGCGGGTCGGCCGCTCCGGCCACCACGTCGGCGGCATGCCGAAGGGACGGCTGTTCCCCACCTCGCGCGACGACCTGGTCGAATGCACCGCCCTGCTCGACTGCGTGCGGCGCGATGAACTCGACGCCTTGCGCATCCCGGTCGCGCCGCTGGACGTGCTGGCGCAGCAGGTCGTGGCCGAGGTGGGCCTGCGCGAATGGCGCGAGGACGCGCTGTTCGACCTGGCGCGCGGCGCCACGCCGTACGCGGCCCTGCCGCGCGAGCGCTTCGAGGCCGTGCTGCGCATGCTGACCGAGGGCTACCACAGTCGCCAGGGCGTGCGCGGCGCCTGGCTGCACCGCGATGCCGTCAGCGGCACCGTGCGCGGGCGGCGCGGCGGCAAGCTGGCCGCCGTGATGTCCGGCGGGACGATACCGGACAACGCCGACTTCACCGTGCTGCTGGAACCGGCCGGCCTGAACGTCGGCACCGTGCACGAGGACTTCGCCGTCGAAAGCCTGGCCGGCGACGTGTTCCAGCTCGGGAATACGTCCTACCGCATCCTGCGCGTCGAAGCAGGCAAGGTGCGGGTCGAGGACGCCCATGGCGCCGCGCCGAACATCCCGTTCTGGCTGGGCGAGGCGCCCGGCCGCAGCGACGAGCTGTCGCTCGGCGTGGCGCGCCTGCGCGGCGCGATCGACCGCCTGCTGGGCGAACGCGCCGACCATGACGCCGCCATCGAGCATGCGGTGGCCTGGCTGTACGAACACCTGGGCCTCGCCGACGATGCGGCGCGCCAGATCGTCGAGTACCTGGCGCGTGCCCGCGCCGCCCTGGGCGCCCTGCCCACCGCCGACACGCTGGTGCTGGAGCGCTTCTTCGACGAATCGGGCGGCATGCAGCTGGTGCTGCACGCGCCCTACGGCAGCCGCGTCAACCGGGCCTGGGGGCTGGCGCTGCGCAAGCGCTTCTGCCGTACCTTCAACTTCGAACTGCAGGCCGCCGCGACGGAGGATGCCATCGTGCTGTCGCTGTCGGAAAGCCACAGCTTCCCGCTCGACGAGGTGTGGCGCTACCTGCGTTCGAACAGCGCCGAGCACGTGCTGGTGCAGGCGCTGCTGGACGCGCCGCTGTTCAACGTGCGCTGGCGCTGGAACGCCACCACGGCGCTGGCCCTGCCCCGTTTCGCCGGTGGCCGCAAGGTGGCGCCGCAGCTGATGCGGATGAAGAGCGACGACATGCTGGCGGCCGTCTTCCCCGACCAGGCCGCGTGCCTGGAAAACATCGCCGGCGAGCGCGAGATCCCCAGCCACCCGCTGGTGGACCAGACCCTGGACGACTGCCTGCACGAGGCGATGGACGCGGATGGCTGGCTGGCGCTGCTGCGGCGCATGGAAGCGGGCGAAGTGCGGCTGCTGGCGCGCGACCTGCCGGCACCCTCGCCGCTGGCGATGGAGATCCTGAACGCCCGCCCGTATGCGTTCCTGGACGATGCGCCGCTGGAAGAGCGGCGTACCCAGGCCGTGCTGAACCGGCGCTGGACCGAGCCGACGTCTTCCGACGATCTGGCCGCGCTCGACCCCGGCGCCATCGATGCGGTGGCGGCGGAAAGCTGGCCGCGCGTGCGCGCCGCCGACGAGATGCACGAGGCGCTGGTGGCGCTGGCTTGCATCACCGTCGAGGAAGCCAATGCCAGCGCCGGCTGGAACGCCTGGGTGGCCGAACTCGCCGCCGGCGGCCGCGCCACCCGGCTCGGTCATTTGTGGGTCGCGCTGGAACGCCTGGCCTGCGTGCAGGCGGTGTGGCCGGAGGCGCTCGCCGAGCCGCCGCTGGCGATCCCGGCGCGGCTGGCGGAACGCGACGCCGAGGCCTGGACGTTCGACAACGCACTGGTCGAGCTGCTGCGTGCCCGCCTGTCCGGCTTCGGCCCGCAAACGCTGGCCGCCATCGCGGCGCCGCTGCGGCTGCCGGCAGGCACGGTGGCGATCGCGCTGGCCCGCCTGGAAACGGAAGGCTACGTGCTGCGCGGCCGCTTCACGCCCGGCGCCGCCGACGAGGAGTGGTGCGAACGCCACCTGCTGGCGCGCATCCACCGCTACACGATACGCCACCTGCGGCGCGAGATCGAGCCGGTGGAGCGGCAGGATTTCATGCGCTTCCTGTTCGAGTGGCAGCACGTGGCGCCGGATGCGCGCCTGCAGGGCGGCGACGCCTTGACGCAGGTGCTGGCCCAGCTGGAAGGCTACGAGGCGGCCGCCGGCGCCTGGGAAAGCGAGCTGCTGGCCGCGCGCGTGCGTGATTATTCGCAGCTCTATCTCGATGAACTATGCCGCGCCGGACGCGTCGTCTGGACCCGCGTCGGCGCGCCGGCCAGTGCCAGCGGCGGCCCCGTGCGCGCCACGCCGCTGGTGCTGCTGCCGCGCCGCCAGCTGGGCTTGTGGCACGCGCTGCCGGCGGTCGCCGCCGAAGTGGCGCTGTCGCCGCGTGCCCTGCGCGTGGTGGACGCACTGCGCCAGCATGGCGCCATGTTCTTCGACGAGCTGGCGCACGACGCCCGCCTGCTGGGCGCAGAGCTGGAGGACGCGCTGGGGGAGCTGGTGCAGACGGGTCTCGTCAACGCCGACAGCTTCGCCGGCCTGCGCGCCATGCTGGTGCCAGCCGCCAAGAGGAATACGATGGACCGCCGCCGCCGGCGTGGCGCCGGCCCGACCCTGGAGGAAGCGGGCCGCTGGGCGCTGGTGCGGCGGGCGGACGGCGTCACGCTGGTGGAACGCGCAGCGGAAACCAGCGGCCAGCCGCCCGCCCCGGCGCGCCGCCCGCGCACAGAACCGGCCACGCTGGAGCACATCGCGCTGACCCTGCTGCGCCGCTACGGCGTGATGTTCTGGCACCTGCTGGAACGGGAAGCGGCCTGGCTGCCGGCGTGGCGCGAGCTGCT